A single region of the Vibrio chagasii genome encodes:
- a CDS encoding prolyl oligopeptidase family serine peptidase, translated as MSYLKEYQYPITNKQIVSDDYFGQIIEDPYRWLEDDRSDQTAEWVANQNAVTFDYLAQIPYRAELRARLAKAQDYKKSSQPFVRGDYTYFYKNDGLQNHSILYRQREGQPVEVFLDPNTFSEDGTTSLGSVSFSKDYSLVAYSISEGGSDWRKIFVIETETKQQLETEITDAKFTGISWLGNRGFYYSSYDKPDGSELSARTEQHKLYFHELGTEQASDKVIFGESNDEQHRYVSGYTTEDDRYLIILGKESTSGNRLFYIDLKSSEQSLNTLIDHVDSDTYLIDNQGENFILYTNLDAPNGKVVSFDSGTEHWRDIISEKPQPLDISTGGGYLFAHYMVDVVSKIDQLDYQGNLVREIHLPGLGTASGLGGKKEQTQLYYTFTNYVTPPTIFSFDIESGSSEVYQRSESPFESDKFESKQVFYTSKDGTQVPMLISYKKGLKLDGNNPTMLYAYGGFNVSLTPSFSGTVGSWLELGGVYAVPNLRGGGEYGKAWHKAGTQQQKQNVFDDFIAAAEFLIAENYTSSDKLAIRGGSNGGLLVGTCMTQRPELFQVALPAVGVLDMLRYHTFTSGEGWAYDYGTSAQSKEMCEYLLGYSPVHNVVRGVDYPATLVTTADHDDRVVPAHSYKFIAELQDKHEGGTPVMIRIDVNAGHGAGMPLSKAIDLTADIYAFTLFNMGVESLDSF; from the coding sequence ATGAGCTATTTAAAAGAGTATCAATATCCAATCACCAATAAGCAGATCGTCAGCGATGACTATTTTGGTCAGATAATCGAAGACCCATATCGCTGGTTAGAAGATGACAGAAGTGACCAAACTGCAGAGTGGGTAGCGAACCAGAATGCAGTCACGTTTGATTACCTTGCTCAAATTCCGTATCGCGCGGAACTGCGAGCGCGACTGGCAAAAGCGCAAGACTACAAAAAGAGCTCGCAGCCGTTTGTCCGAGGTGACTACACCTACTTCTATAAGAATGATGGCTTGCAGAACCACAGCATTCTCTATCGTCAGAGAGAGGGGCAGCCGGTTGAAGTATTCCTAGACCCGAACACTTTCTCGGAAGATGGCACGACATCTCTGGGCTCGGTATCGTTTTCGAAAGACTATAGCTTAGTGGCGTACAGTATTTCTGAGGGTGGCAGTGATTGGCGTAAGATCTTCGTGATTGAAACTGAGACTAAGCAGCAGCTCGAAACGGAAATTACCGACGCCAAATTTACTGGCATTTCTTGGTTAGGCAATCGCGGTTTTTACTACTCCAGTTACGATAAGCCTGACGGTAGTGAACTTTCAGCTCGTACAGAACAACACAAGCTGTACTTCCATGAGTTGGGCACAGAGCAAGCTAGCGACAAGGTGATCTTTGGCGAAAGCAACGATGAGCAACACCGCTATGTGTCTGGCTACACCACTGAAGACGATCGATACTTGATCATCCTCGGCAAGGAGTCGACTTCAGGTAATCGACTGTTCTATATCGATTTAAAATCATCAGAGCAGTCTTTGAACACACTGATTGATCATGTGGATAGCGATACGTATCTCATCGATAATCAAGGTGAGAACTTCATTCTATACACCAACCTTGATGCGCCGAATGGCAAGGTTGTGAGCTTTGATAGCGGCACTGAGCATTGGCGAGATATCATCTCAGAAAAGCCGCAGCCGTTAGACATCAGTACAGGTGGGGGGTACTTGTTCGCGCACTACATGGTGGACGTAGTATCCAAAATTGATCAGCTGGATTACCAAGGCAACCTAGTTCGGGAAATCCATTTGCCTGGATTGGGAACGGCCAGTGGCTTAGGTGGTAAGAAAGAGCAAACTCAGCTTTATTACACCTTTACCAACTATGTTACGCCGCCAACCATTTTCTCTTTTGATATTGAGTCGGGCAGTTCAGAAGTTTATCAGCGCTCTGAGTCACCGTTTGAATCGGATAAGTTTGAGTCTAAACAGGTCTTTTATACCTCAAAAGATGGCACTCAGGTTCCGATGCTTATCTCTTATAAGAAGGGACTAAAACTGGACGGTAATAACCCAACCATGTTGTACGCCTATGGCGGCTTTAATGTCAGCCTAACGCCTTCTTTCTCGGGGACGGTGGGCAGTTGGTTAGAATTGGGTGGCGTGTACGCAGTTCCCAACCTGAGAGGCGGCGGTGAGTACGGTAAGGCGTGGCATAAAGCGGGTACTCAGCAGCAAAAGCAGAATGTGTTTGATGACTTCATTGCTGCTGCGGAGTTCTTAATCGCCGAGAACTATACCAGTAGTGACAAGTTGGCGATTCGTGGCGGCTCTAACGGTGGGTTGCTGGTGGGTACGTGTATGACACAGAGGCCGGAGCTTTTCCAAGTGGCTCTACCTGCTGTTGGGGTGCTAGACATGCTGCGTTACCATACCTTTACGTCTGGCGAAGGCTGGGCGTACGACTATGGTACCTCCGCGCAAAGCAAAGAGATGTGTGAATACCTGCTTGGTTACTCTCCGGTTCATAACGTTGTGCGCGGTGTCGACTACCCAGCAACTTTGGTCACGACCGCGGATCATGATGACCGCGTGGTGCCAGCACACTCTTATAAGTTTATCGCAGAGCTGCAAGATAAGCATGAAGGTGGTACGCCTGTGATGATTCGTATCGACGTAAATGCGGGCCATGGCGCCGGAATGCCACTGAGTAAAGCGATCGATCTCACTGCCGATATTTATGCGTTTACGCTGTTTAATATGGGCGTTGAATCTCTAGATTCGTTTTAG